From the Octopus sinensis linkage group LG3, ASM634580v1, whole genome shotgun sequence genome, the window aaaaaaacggtTTCTCGAACCTCTCGACGTAATACTTCTGGCGAAAGGCCGGATCTGTTTCAATGATTTCAGTTATCAGAAATAACATGGTCCATATCTCGGGAAGAACAACTGTTTAATGCCGTTTCTAATTATGTAACGTAAATACAGTACGACtgaatgattaagaagtttgctttacaacctcGAAGGCTCAGGGTTCGATCCCATAGCATCTCGAATAAACAGTTCTCTAAATCCTCAGGTTGACCCATTCCTTGCGAGTGAATCTGGGTAGACAGAAACCGGTCGGGTGGattgtgtttttttaattcaaaaggaGCGACCGTGTCACTGTGTCGTTGAATttgcctgagaattacgttaaggataCAAATGTCTGAGATATACTCGGCCACTTATATGTCATTCAGGAGCAGGCAATTCGGTTGATCGAACCAATGAATCGTAATCGTCGAAAGCGACGGAGATCCACCACCGCCCTCACCACAAGTCGTGTCAACCCTTCTCAAGATAGCAGAACAGTGTCGCTTGTTTTCTCATCGACAAATATGTTTTGTCAAAGTCGACATTTCCTCTGCTCATCCATTCAATAGAATACTTCTTCATCTTCCTTCGTCTTCTCCCtggatattttatgaaaattatgGAAACAGAAATTTCACTTGAAACCTTgggtatgtttaaatatatgggGAGAAATTTAGGAATATTTGTCCCTGCCCCACGGGGAAGGAAAACTGCAAGGAATTTCGGtatttctttcctcctcctcataaTTTCGTGATTTATTCAACAGGATTTCTGATTTTGAGAGAATTTCTTGTCTTTTTcccctcacaaaaaaaaaaaaacttccaattttttaatttcttctctCCAGTtcatgttgtacatatatatatatatatgtatatatatgtatatatatgtatatatatatatgtagatatacatacatacaccgacatgtgtatacgtgtgtgtgtgtgtatgaaatatatatacgtatatatatatatattttaatagcaTTTTTCAGAAGTATTTTTTCTAGAATCTGGATTACAAAATGTTGAGGTTTCAAACATATAAATCTGAAATCATGAAGTGAAAAATGTTAAAGTTACACAAAGTCGGGGCGGAGATAACGATCCGAAAATccccataaaaaaatatattatttcctaAATTATATTGATATCATTGTAATCTAAACCATCGAAAACGTACCCTTGAAAAATTTCactctaatataaatatatacttccgAATTTTAGGAGGGCACAGATTTGTGATGGGGCACCAAAGTGCAGTTAGACCCAGCAACGTCCTGTCGTCTGGTGCCAGTCATTTCTGTGTTGGTCCAGCTGGAATTTATGTctattaatctttttttattttgtatcggGAATTTAATTTATGTTTTGATTACGAGAGAAAAACCTTTAAAGTCTGTGCCTGCTTACGATCTCGGTggagttctgagttcgaatttcgccgaggtccaTTTTGACCTCCGGGGCCAATAAAAAtgcacactgaggtcgatgtaatcgactgactcctTTCTCCCAAATTTtagactttgtgcctatagtagaaaggatcattattattataaaggcaacGATCTGACAGacccgttagcatgccggataaaatgctgagcgttatttcgtccgtctttacgttcaaattcttcTTCAGcggaggtcgacattgcctttaatcctttcggattcgataaacgAAATACCAGTGGAACACTAGGGCCGATtagtcccctctccccaaatttcaggccttgtgcccatagaaagaattattattattattattattattgagtgagagagcaatcatgccctcaaagtgacactggggtaaaatatacgaagcccaatatacccatcatgactacccgtctgataaaggtataccaggcacatgcatcacaaccatatgtgcgcgacatggtgatctcatatcaagataaacagcacatgaccttgcaggtggggcccagttagaattttcttcaggttgagtagcccatcccgctcaaaaggtccctgaataagggttgtttaaggatgttgaaagaaccacccacgtttccagaggtgaattattcaaaccccaaagaatccctctcaacacaaggctatgatgctcccccactacttctgctcgtgatcagagatgcacatatcgtcagccactaagggacatgctcaactggttaaggtcaaacaactgacaagcaaatctgtggtattgagcagaatatttgctgtagcccatcttttataccaagacaaaacaatgtacatgatatcacttccaatcagttaagatcagaagccatgagagccttattattattattattattattatcattattatcattattattattattattattattattattctatgtttgacttttgctttatatttgtacaagttggctccaagtctcacccagagacctcaagagacaacagggttggaagttcatgttgttgttatgcctagtgtgccatatatttgggggtgtggggattgtactaatgaatgtctaaaaaaaaaaggtttttatttttttttaaatgaaaattatgtttgttttaaaccttgagattacatagagagtattttgcgtaggatatgagcagttcccatgagctatcttttgaacttctgccattttgggtttcctggtatctgagttaggtagctatcagccccttttgctatcattcccagggcacctatgacaacaggtattgttttagtcttcagcttccacattttgctgatttctatttcaagatctttatatttgctcagtttttggtaggtcttgacagatacgtttatatcgattgggacagtcatatcaatgaggaggcatgttctttgtttgaagtttttcaatatgatgtctggcctatttgcatctatcttcctgtcagtttgaatggtgaagttccagagaagtgagatgtggtcattttcaagcactgggggtggtttgtgttcccaccagtttttttcatggggcaaatccaggtttttacagattacccagtgaatatatgtgcagctctatcgtgcctgttgagatactctgtaggcgctagaagactgcacttggagaccacatggtcaatggtttcattttgttgcttgcatacacgacacgttggactgcttctgatctttaatatgttggcctggtagtttcttgttggtaggcattgatcttgagctgctatgataaacccctctgtttcagattttaagccagaggccattagccattgatgggtcagggctttgtcgatatctgcattattcgctctctttgggtatttgccatagagaggtttttcttgccatttattattcagaatatctaaggccgcagttttggcaggttttcatgcgcctagctttttctgtgcttgtttcttgtatatctatctctaattccgaaattggttgtatcggaattcacttagatattcctttgcctgttttgtgactgagtatgatgctttcttgttttcatgttttgagacaagttttagcatccagtcctcagagtttttcaggtaggtgtctaggccaattgtagcaatcttcattgttatgccagttgcaaaagaccacggcctccctcttttttggcagatagagtcgttctgtatctgccttagggtggtgcattctatgcattgtcaacagttccttatttttttttttttttttttttttttcttattattattattattatcattattattatatattattatattattattattatattatatcatattatcattattattattattattattattatcatattattattattattattattattatttcattattatcattattattatcattcatcatcatcatcatcatcatcatcatcatcatcatcattattattattattattatcattattatcattattattattatattattatatcattattatcattattattattattattatattatcattattatcattattatcattattattattattattattatatatcattattatcattattattatattattattattattattattattattattattatcattattatcattattatcattattattattattattattattattattattatcattattattatattattatcattatatcattattattatattttattattatcattattattattattattattattattatcattattattattattattattattattattatcattattatcattattattatcattattattattattatcattattatcatatatcattattattattattattattattattattattattattattattataaattcacatttaatgAGAAagctccctttttttttcttattttgttttcagttgGTCAGTCAATTCAATAACGACTCCTGGTGACTCTTTAAATGTATCTATGGACATGATTTCCTGGAGGGGGGTGGAATATACTGCAAAGATTCACTAGAACGGACACATAGGATAAAACAGTCCCAGAAACTCAGtgtagggaaaaaaattaaaaaaggtgGGCTGGTCAGATTTGAACCATCGTTGATTATAATTGTGATTCATCCAAAGTGATGAACTGGGGCTTAAACAGCAACGACTTTGTGAATGGAAGAGGAAAAATAGGATTTTACTTTGAAATTCCAATTCATTAATCCTTGtccatttctctctgtctctcacttgtAATTTTCCTCAGATATTGGGTCAGTTTTAAGCCCCATAGCCTTGTCGGTTATGAGGTGATCATAATCATCTCAAGTGCTGGTTTCTCCAAAAAGAAGCACTCAATACACTTTGCAAAGCGGTGGGTTTTAAGAAGggtttccagccatagaaattatgccaaagcagacattcgTTCTGTGTAACATAATGCAGTCAAGTGTTCCTCTGATGGTCTGTTATGGTTCAGCATCCATTTGCGCCTGAAACATCCAGAGCAGAGGTTACAAATCACCACAATGGGGAAACATATGTAGGGAACAAATGATAGAAAtttgtgtttatcataatttctctctctttccatatatttattttaattaatattattattattattattattatttatcaaaaattGTTTTTCCTGATTCTTTCAAGAGCAACAATACATCCTTAAAATCAAACTTGCCATTGCTTTCGCTATTTTGAGAAACAAACCTAAGGAGATTCCAACCAGCCAATATGTTGAGGGCCTCATGTCGGACTACCAAAAACAGATTTCTCATTTGCCAGATGATTCTTACGATACTAACCGAAACCATTTAATCAGCTGCCAACAGCAATTAATTAATCAGCTGGAATCCAGTAATTTAATATTTCGGGGTAAGaacattaaagaaatttttttttgtttcatcaaTGTATAATtattagcagcaacaacagctaaTAATTATACATTGTAATTTAaacaatgtataaataaatacatatatatatatatagtgttgtgtctggggaaagtcattctcttttagtactctataatttaacacattcaccagtaaaatttccacttatttccttctttaatggaaattttacccagacacaacagaatatgcttcaacacacaaactcacataaagcaaaccaaattcaaaaacgaaatatatatatatcatcatcatcatcatttaacgtccaccttccatcctggcatgggtgggacggtttcacaagagccaaccaggcagaagcctgcaccagacttcggtgtctgttttggcagaatttttcaactggatgcccttcctaaacaccaaccactcaggcTGTTATTTATTGGCCTGTGTGAAgatgcatgactcagtggttagagtgtcaggttcacaattatgaggtaatgagttcaattcctggactgagctgtgtgctgtgttcttgagcaagacactttatttcatgttgctccagttcactcacctgtagaaataagctgcaatgtcacaggtgccaggttgtatcggcccctttgcctttctctcggataacatcagtggcgtggagagtggaggctggtatgcatgggcaactgctggtcttccataaacaacattccctgcacttgtgccttggagggtaactttctaggtacaatcccatggtcattcatgattgaaggggCTGCTTTTTTTTACCCTCTTTACCCTAGTACAACACTCACTTGTAGATTCACTGTGCATTTACAACAAGAAGCAATTGTGAGACACAATACCACACACCAAAGTTTGATAGAAAAATACTAATAGACAACACTtacatcaccgtgatcaccgtgaccaaccaggctatcagatgttgctacacatcgctggtcacaatgcacttcgcattgttttagccttcaaatgacgccaccctgctggctaagcgagctggccaacagagaaagttgtggcgaaagtgtacagcagggatcgcccccccccccctggagcctcatggagctttaggtattttcgctcaataaacactcacaacgcccagtctgggaatcaaaaccgcaatcctacgaccgcgagtccgctgccctaaccactgggccattgtgcctccaacaCTTACATACCGTATGAAATTCCTCACAAGAATAAATGATTAATCATGGATGCAATACTAATTGTGCAAAACAATGATAAGATTGACACACATCAAAAAATTACTTCATGACTACTGATATGGACGCCTAACAGGAAAAACTTCTGGCAGTAAAGCATACATAAAATTTAACTAGGAAATGATAAATTGTCCATGTGACTGCTGACACAGAAGACCAATGATGAGAAAAATGTTTTCTGGTAAAGTCTCATAAATTTGATTACCATAAAAGGAAAAACATGGGAACCAAATGTATTGATTATGGATCGAGGAAGTTTATTGTAAAGTGCCAAAAAATgatacagaaacaggaaaaatctCTAATTAAGACATTAAACTGGAATCTAATCATGTTTGATGTGTGTGGTCATTGGTAGAAACAATAGAGAACCAGACTAAGAGTTTCTAATTTAGCTTTTTGCTAAGATATTTGGCTTCAACTGTCCAGGTGAGCTCTTAATTAGTAGTGGGGTTGAGTGGATACTGTGAACCTGTAGTGGCCATAATTAAGAACATATTGGAAGCTTTGACCCTTACTGTTGAATGGCAGATTGAATGAGGCTTGCATACAAACTGTAGTGCTATGGGGTAGTGAGACAGGGACCTTAAATGTCAGAGGAGTTTATAAAGACTAAGAAAGAAATGATGGACTAAACTCTGCTGGATATGTTGTGTACCTGAACGACATGGTgcgaatggagagagagagatagagagaaagtggaTGCTGGAAGGATGATAGACATTGTGCAAGAGAGTaaattggatggaggatggagGATGGGAGGTACACAACAAAGTTCTGTAGAATAAGGAGACCGAGAAAGACTTGCCATAAAGTAATCTGAGGatgttatatataggtgcaggagtgactgtgtggtaagtagcttgcttaccaaccacatggttatgggttcagtcccactgcatggcaccttgggcaagtgtcttttactatagcctcaggccaaccaaaaccttgtgagtggatttggtagacggaaactgaaagaagcccattgtgtgtatatatatatgtgtgtgtgtgtgtttgacccctccccccaacatcacttgacaaccaatgctgatttgtttacatccccataacttagcggttcggcaaaagagaccaagagaataagaactaggcttacaaagaataagtcctgggggttgatttgctcaactaaaggtggtgctccagcatggctgcagtcaaatgactgaaacaagtaaaagaataagaatatataatgaagGAGATGAATGGATGCGAATGATCCTGGGATTGCACTTAGGAAGTTCCCTTCCAAGGCCcaaatccaggcaaggttgtttgtggaagagcaGCGGTCGCCCATGCGTACCAGTGTCCTCTTTCCACTTCACTGATTTTGTCCAAACGAatggcaaaggggctgatacaacttggcaccaataatgtcacaactcatttctacaactgaatggattggaccaacatgaaataaaatgttttgctcaagaacgcaacacacagcctggtctgggaattgaacctcaCAACTGTAAGCCTGGTGccccaaccactgagccatgcaccttcactggaGATAACAAGGCAATGTGTTATTTGTTGGTTTGTGGTGGAGAAGACCCAGTCACCCGTGTAAGCTTGGAGAagcaataaggataataatatgggggcagtggtggtggacgCCTTGCAGACTATGAGGTGTCACCACTAGGGCTGGTGATATGATACCAGCACCCACTGtactgtggttggtgttaggaagggcatccaattgtggAAATCATACCAAAGCAGATAACGGAGCGAGATGATGCAGGCCTCCTTCCCATTCGATCCTGTCAAAACCATGGAAACTGAGTGTCAagtaaggatgatggtgatgatagctaTGGTGTTATTCATACCACACAtccgtacacgcacatacacatagcataaatacaaatgcattcatacatttgtgagtgacacatacatacacctgcatCATAAATAGCATGTGCATAGCAATGACAACCATGCACATTGCAGTGTGTGCATCCGCATCCACTGACGCGCAAATGTATTCACACATTCATTgcattttttctctttcagatGCAGAATCTAGTAATATCTTAACACCTCCACCTTCTGGAAAATGTTTGACTAATCGGCTAGATTCATTAGATCGTATGCTAACGAACCATACCTGTTTCCTGCAGAGTTCATTTAATTTAAGAAGTGTTTCAAATCTTCTCCAAGACCAACATAAGATCACCAAAGTTATTGAACACACAGTGATTGATAGCATCAAGATCATTTATAGTTTCCTCTTAacagatatacataaaatcaCTTTACCTTGTGTCAGTTCCACTTTAAAAGCTTCCATGAAAATTTGCGATTTGGCCCCTCACAATTCAGATCTCAGAAACAGTTTTAAAACCTTCACTGCTGACTTCCAGAATACAGTCATCAAAACCGTGATATTAAATGACAAAATAACTCAGGTACTTTGAAtatcttttgattttgtttttcttcctgaaatattttcatttttcagtattactttgttatttttattatttatatctgagagagtggaggcacatggcccagtggttagagcagcagattcgcagttgagggattgcgggttcgaatcccagaccgggtaatgtgtgtgtttatgaatgaaacacctaagctccacatggctctgaCAGAAAGATAATGgcaaacctctgctgactcttttgccacaactttctctcctgcacctagcagctcacctgcaacagaccagcgtcctgtcccggtggggaacctatacaccaatgaaactgggaaaccggcccttatgagccaggcatggctcgagaaggaacaaacaacacaccTGAGAGaagggcagtgaactggcagaatggttaccaTTCCaagtatttctgagttcaaatctaccaaggtcatttgtctttcatcctttcagggtcagtaaaatagagCATGTGGGATCAAGACTTTGATTgaccccgggctatagcagaagacagctgtcatgcagtgggactgaacccaggaccccataatatattcatctaacccatgcttgcACAGAAAATTAGACATTAAAGCAGCAAAAAActaaagacaggcttctttcaagtttccatcgaccaaattcaATCAGAAggaatttgcccaaggtgctgtgcagtagcCCTGAACCTGAAGCCATCTGACTGGGAGGCAACCTTCTTCACCACGCAGAAGTTCTCACCTGATTATGTGGAAGGAGAATCTGCTGGACTATTACAGTTccatatttaatattcttttctactctaggcacaaggcctgaaattttggagaagagggccagtcgattagctgggccccagtacgcaactggtatttaatttatcaaccctgaaaggatgaaaggcaaaatcgaccttggcagaatttgaactcagaacgttaagacagacgaaataccactcagcattttgcccggtgtgctaatattTCTTCCAGTTCACTGCCGTGCTCCATATTTAATATTACAGGAGAATCTGTGTTGGACATGTAAACATGGCCAAGGGCATGTTGATCTTCAAACTTGGGATTTTCTGCAGGTTTTTTTATTGTGTTTCTGCTGCAATCTTTCACTTAAATGCCAAAAATAAGTCCTGCATTACCTGGGAATGTTACCTACAACAGATTATTAACATTCTATAAAACTGAACAGTTAGCTGGAGGGAAGATTGTTTGccagcataacatggcagtcctagtttaggactaatgttgctgtaatttagccccaggagacatcatctccagctggctatacaacacaatctgtgtcacttgtttgaaaatataagcacacagatcgtgtcgtaaagccaactggagacgatgtctcctggggctaaattacagcaacattcgtcctaaaccaggactgccatgttatgttggcaaacagtctttactccaaagttctgttgctgaatatctcttgttgtgagatttacaagtAGTAATTTTCTAAGGAACAGTTAGCTCTTATCCACTTCATGCCACGAATCTATCCCTAAACACCAGATTTGATGGTgcttaaaagatatttattcttAGTTCCCTGCAAGAATtggaacatacacatatatttgaacttTATAATTTAGTAGTTCAACACTAAATTACAATTTATGTGTTTTTCTACCCTCTCTATTTCTGCCCACTCGTTTCACCCATCCACCAGTTTCCTCTTCTGATCTTGCCAGCTCACCAGTCCCCTGCCCCACACACTGTCACTGCTTTCTTCTTTGTCTCTCCCCACCTCAAGCAGCCATGCTTTCCCTCTAATGCAACactcctttttctttccctccATACAAAACCCCTCACTCGGTTACCGGGgtgggtcttgtcttgcaagttactcggtgaccccgcaagtgctggtgccacgtaaaaagcacccagtatacttagTGAAGCAgtaggcaacaggaagggtacccAGTTGCGGAAACTATGTCAAAGCAGACGGCAAGGATTGCTGACTCGTCACTTTCTCTTGATCCGTCCAACCATGCCATCACGGAAAAccgacattaagtgatgatgtaTTATTATGTAATCGTCATTcttttaacatccacatttccatgcttgcctgggcaggatggaatttgttgaggcagataccCTCCCTGTCCTGAATTccttgcctgtttccaagcatgACTGGAAATGGAGGACACTTACAAGTATTATCCTATGTCAAATCaagggaacacaaacacacacacacacatatatatatatgcagtaggcTTCTTTCTGCtgaccaaatctattcacatggttttggttggtccaggagttagagtagaagacacttggtcaaggcgcctcatagtaggactgaacccaaaaccatgtggttgggaagcagacttcttaccacacagtcatagcTGCACCTAGATTCATTTAAatgcaaaacataaataaatgtttccttcttgagccatgtcaggctcataagggccagtttctcagCCTATTCCCCACCTGGAGAGGATGCCAATTTATTGCAGGGTTAtgcttttttgccagctgagtggactggtgcaacgtgaaatggagtgttttgctcaagaacacaattcattgcccagtccaggaattgaaaccacaatcttataataataataatgaa encodes:
- the LOC118762710 gene encoding uncharacterized protein LOC118762710 encodes the protein MKIMETEISLETLEQQYILKIKLAIAFAILRNKPKEIPTSQYVEGLMSDYQKQISHLPDDSYDTNRNHLISCQQQLINQLESSNLIFRDAESSNILTPPPSGKCLTNRLDSLDRMLTNHTCFLQSSFNLRSVSNLLQDQHKITKVIEHTVIDSIKIIYSFLLTDIHKITLPCVSSTLKASMKICDLAPHNSDLRNSFKTFTADFQNTVIKTVILNDKITQLKKRDYIKLLSEFMHCHETKELLLTTLYNYACKFFNYIKKLSLNMRNLQDPVFFENNYFILCCLAECIAEVINDHNLMPSQNFITDLTDSIENCFSLIEDTFPLIAHALWQIMVIIHNIPPLNKNGKNSNLILKRI